In Silene latifolia isolate original U9 population chromosome X, ASM4854445v1, whole genome shotgun sequence, the following proteins share a genomic window:
- the LOC141617369 gene encoding uncharacterized protein LOC141617369, translating to MARKSVHQKQREMTLRGRSIHVAAEASSPVEEIEETNDSTNPNEHQAGTDGENAVKTKNINEITGIPELEVETEDEEEEVEEIEDEEEIVQETEEQSTEIPEEDPKTEHEDLMQIEQEDVEEEIEYWNQAVVCYILGANPPSEVIEGFIRRIWTKFNIDKISFMPNGVFLVRFKSVEMKDKVLNSGYYMFDNKPMIVKSWTRDLEMRKEEVSSVPAWIRMHNLPLKFWGKGLPKITSLVGNYIKSDVATEEKTRLGYARVMAVLMVDQDLPEKVKFKDENGNVIQIEVEYEWRPVKCKKCMGMGHLEKTAGPTPANPPGSMQVPIQNTEARNVTPIKILVQMQRQDYSGGGYSSDSFGAHSYKEVVSSPPRRSGGANETKIKSRALKKVVNNFNNWCISTNNGHHNGGRIWILWQPQAVKVQFIEYNAQFIHMRVESVETRSIFYMTMVYAFNSIHDRAPLWDHLRRIASQVSGPWAIAGDFNCVLSVGERVGGNTPSGEMEPFRHCVADCGVIDIDATWSLFTWNNKQKPEERIYSRIDRFLVNKDWCDHLPDLYAHFLPEGLMDHTPCIISSSKNSQRKRCFKYFNMWGDAKEFLHTVRSNWDKNLMGTSMFRLVKNLKQLKPALKSLNKEGYADIEHSTRRLQKQVHDLQEQLGRNPIDTQLLIAEFEVSQELKTLSSARESFLAQKAKQLWMKEGDTNSAYFHGILKKKKEWK from the exons ATGGCTAGGAAATCAGTGCATCAGAAACAGCGTGAGATGACTTTACGAGGACGAAGTATTCATGTAGCTGCAGAGGCATCATCGCCTGTTGAAGAGATAGAGGAAACCAATGATAGCACAAACCCTAATGAACATCAAGCAGGCACGGATGGTGAGAATGCAGTGAAAACGAAGAATATTAATGAAATAACAGGAATTCCTGAATTGGAAGTAGAAACTGAGGATGAAGAAGAGGAAGTGGAAGAAATAGAGGATGAGGAGGAAATAGTACAAGAAACAGAAGAACAGAGTACTGAAATCCCAGAGGAGGATCCAAAAACAGAGCATGAGGATTTGATGCAGATTGAACAAGAGGATGTAGAGGAGGAGATTGAATATTGGAATCAGGCAGTTGTATGCTATATACTAGGAGCAAATCCTCCATCGGAGGTGATTGAAGGCTTTATTAGGAGAATTTGGACCAAGTTCAATATTGACAAAATCTCGTTTATGCCAAACGGAGTGTTTCTGGTTAGATTCAAATCAGTTGAAATGAAGGACAAGGTTTTAAACTCGGGATATTATATGTTTGATAATAAGCCTATGATTGTGAAATCTTGGACGAGGGATTTAGAGATGAGAAAGGAGGAGGTAAGTTCGGTTCCTGCGTGGATTCGGATGCATAACCTACCTCTGAAATTTTGGGGAAAGGGGCTACCTAAAATAACATCGTTGGTAGGAAACTACATCAAGAGTGATGTAGCTACTGAGGAAAAAACAAGGTTAGGTTATGCAAGAGTGATGGCAGTTCTTATGGTGGATCAGGATTTGCCTGAAAAGGTAAAATTCAAAGATGAAAATGGTAATGTGATTCAAATTGAGGTAGAATATGAATGGAGGCCAGTTAAATGCAAAAAGTGTATGGGAATGGGACATTTGGAG AAAACTGCTGGACCTACCCCTGCTAATCCTCCTGGGAGTATGCAAGTCCCAATTCAGAATACAGAAGCTCGGAATGTTACTCCAATTAAAATATTAGTCCAAATGCAGAGACAGGATTACAGTGGAGGTGGATACAGTTCTGATTCATTTGGAGCACACTCATACAAAGAGGTGGTCTCATCTCCACCTAGAAGAAGTGGTGGTGCAAATG aaacaaaaataaagagtagGGCTCTGAAGAAAGTTGTAAATAACTTCAATAATTGGTGCATTTCAACTAATAATGGACATCACAATGGTGGGAGAATCTGGATTTTGTGGCAACCTCAAGCTGTTAAGGTACAGTTTATAGAGTATAATGCACAATTCATTCATATGAGAGTAGAATCAGTTGAGACTAGAAGCATTTTCTATATGACTATGGTCTATGCTTTCAACTCTATTCATGATAGGGCTCCTTTATGGGATCATCTAAGAAGAATTGCTAGTCAAGTCAGTGGTCCTTGGGCTATTGCTGGTGACTTTAACTGTGTGTTATCTGTTGGAGAAAGGGTTGGAGGTAACACTCCCTCAGGTGAGATGGAACCTTTCAGGCACTGTGTAGCAGATTGTGGAGTCATTGACATTGATGCTACATGGTCTCTTTTTACCTGGAATAACAAACAAAAACCTGAGGAGAGGATATATAGTAGGATTGATAGGTTCCTGGTTAATAAGGACTGGTGTGATCACCTCCCTGATCTTTATGCCCATTTCCTGCCTGAGGGACTAATGGATCATACTCCTTGTATTATTAGTAGCTCTAAAAATTCCCAAAGAAAACGATGCTTTAAGTATTTCAACATGTGGGGAGATGCAAAGGAGTTTCTGCATACTGTAAGGAGTAACTGGGATAAAAATCTGATGGGTACTAGCATGTTCAGGCTAGTTAAAAATCTGAAACAGTTGAAACCAGCTTTGAAAAGTTTGAATAAAGAGGGGTATGCTGATATTGAACATTCAACTAGAAGGCTTCAGAAACAGGTTCATGATTTGCAGGAACAACTTGGAAGGAACCCCATTGATACTCAGTTGCTTATTGCTGAATTTGAGGTCTCTCAGGAATTAAAAACTTTAAGTAGTGCCAGGGAGAGCTTCTTAGCACAAAAGGCAAAACAGTTATGGATGAAAGAAGGGGATACTAATAGTGCCTATTTCCATGGCATCCTCAAAAAAAAGAAGGAATGGAAATAG